Genomic segment of Penaeus monodon isolate SGIC_2016 unplaced genomic scaffold, NSTDA_Pmon_1 PmonScaffold_8943, whole genome shotgun sequence:
TAAAAAATACGATGAGCTGTGCGGTGACAAGGGAGGGATTGTAAGGCGGGTGGTTTCATTCGCACTTTATGTTAAATATGTATCAGAAATGTAGATAACCAATCCTCGACTGGCTTAGAAGGGAGTGGaaatcacacaaaaataattGATTAGTCCCTTCTAGTCCATTACAAAAGTTATGGGTTAAAGGGGGTTAAAGGCATAATGCCGATGCCCGTTATTACAGAAACTTCGAAGTGAATTTGAAAGAAGTTAAGAAAGTCATGTCTATGCACCCTTGTTCCCAttatttttcctgtgtttttataTTACGTCACCCACATCAAGCATTTTCTCTGCATACTTATTGTTACCATCTAGATACACAGCATTGGAGCCGAATTTTATAATCTGCATGTGAAACCTGCCAGGGATTAGCGGATCTTAGGAGGGGAGCACCTGTGGTGGGAAGAGTTTTAGGCTCCCAAAGCCATCAGGTACACTTCGTATGAAATGTACACTTTCGTATTTTACCAGTGATTTATGTTAATCATTGAACAGTTCAACATTAAGTATCGGGCCTACAAATTACAAATCTTATGGCTATTGATGTGACTGCTGTAAAGTAAGGACTATTTTTAAGAGACCCAGTTCAAATAATTACGTTGTATTCAGTAATAATTTCACTTTTTAACGACCTTGGCAATTTCCTTACATCAACAGAGCCACCCGGCCCTATACCTTTATCAGGGAAACAATACACCTCCTCCACCTGTGCAGCCGATCCCTCGCCCGCTTCCTATTGTCCCCACGGTTGTGATCTTGAATGACACAGTTATTTCCAATACAACAACGCTTGGTTCAGGTGAGAAAATCATATACAAGTATCGTTAAAATGCATATATTGGTAGTTATACTATACTGATAAGTCGATATGTTGTTGTTTTACAAGCTATTTACTTTGCATGAAGCGTGAACTTGAAAATCATTTCAGGGATGCCCGATGGTGCCGGGAGTGAAGGAACCGCTCCGAGGCTGGCGATGGTGATGCAGGACCCGATAAACCCGATCAAGGCTTTGGTGAAGATGAAACGGCGACGGTGTTATGATAGAGTCGggcgaaaataaggaagaagatacATCGGATGAAGAGAAAACTCGGGGCCTCAGCCAGTaacagaaacacattaaaaaaccgCAGTTCTTTCTCGTGTGGCGGAGCACTTATATCTCCCTATCACATCCTAACTGCCGCTCACTGCCTATTGAGCGAGCGCGTCTCTGAGGACGGTGCACCAAGATTTCTCAAGTTAGTAATTTTGATTTCAGCTGTTGCGTGACGTACATCTTGACTTCAGTGACATTATTTCTTTTCAGGTAATAAattacataagatatataaaaaaaatcttgttattaGACCATCAGTAGTAAGACTGGGTGAAGTGGATTTCGAGCGCGTGGATGAGAGTCAAGCCTTTGACTACGAGGTAGAGGCCATCCAGGTTCATGAAGAATATGCCCTTCCCGCCAGGTACAACGACATTGCAATCATCACGTTAAAATATAGGTGAGTTCCCAGTACAGTATATTcacgaaaaacaaaatatactcgATACTGGATATAGTATATGTGGAATACGGTATATTGGAGACATATGATATACGCATACAAAAACAGCACATGTGaagatttatttatgtgcatatgctttacacgcacacacatacgcatacgtgaatgcacacacaacacacatacacgcacacatatatgtatagatagatatatggatggatagatatgcgcacacgcgcacacgcacacactacacactcagaatatatatatatatatatatatatatatatatatatatatatatataatatatatatacatattgtatatatatatatatatctatacatattgtatatatgtatatatacatattgtatatatataatatatatattataatattgtatatatatatcatgtatatatatatatatatatatatatatatatatatatatatatatatatatatatatataaatgaagaggtAGACTTGAAGACTTGAAGAATTTCATGTTAATTCAGACGTTTCGAAGGTAAGCTAGACATCCATCATGAGTGCTGTCAAAGGGAACCATTCGAAAAGTCAGTTAGACAATTATAATTACAAATGTATCGTTCCGACTGAAAATGTTAAACAACCAGGGAACACCATTacatgaaaataagataatgatatatacacagatgtgtgtgtgtgtgtgcgtgtgtgcgtgtgtgtgtgtgtgtgtgtgtgtgtgtgtgtgtgtgtgtgtgtgtgtgtgtgtgtgtgtgtgtgtgtgtgtgtgtgtgtgtgtgtgtgtgtgtgtgtgtgtgtgtgtgtgtgtttgtttgtgtgtgtcattgttatctgaatacaaataatataagatataaaataatcatataaaggcaatagaacaaacacacaaaaatgtacaGGCCAGAATAGTAAATTAAGCTGAGTGGGTGTTGGTTGAGAGGGCAGGCCTATTGAGTGAACAGGGTCTTTGTGGTGGTTGTATGTTCATTTCAGATTTCATTTTGTGCATAAGTAAGGatgaggtctaggcgggaggagtgtgattacaatttacttaaaaaagggtgtgagtgatgttgagagagatggtttgctcagcggaaggccagtcctgaagggttTGCCTTTGTGTTTTTAGAATGCGTTGTCGTAACCATCATGAGGTAGACCCCATGTATCGAGCTTGGCAGCGAGGACAGGCAAATAAACACACTGCGATAGAACATATTCAGTGTTACATCTCAAGTTTGTGATATTGTTGTGTTggtaaagaaaaaaggtttatttaatTCGTGGATATTATTTTGTAACAGTGATATTAGTGTTTCCTGTTAGACTGCCCACATATGGTAGCTTCTCATATCTATGGTCTTTGTTAACAGTAGAGGCAGAGTGTTGGTTTGAGAAAGAGAATTTTAGTAATTCTAATAAAACAGTGGGTGGCCATTTATTATAAAGAAATCTTTAAGAAAAATTATTTCGTCGAGAAAAGCTAACCAGTTTGCTTCAAAATTTATAGGCTCAGTGATTAGAGTtttgatgctgttttttttttctttctttctttctttctttctttcttcttctttttgaataTGGGATGTCTCTGAGGAACTGGGGTCCAAGGCCAGTGAAGGTTGGttttcggtaaatgcttgtatggaaggtgtCCCTATTATTGGTTACTATCGTGTTCAAAAACATGATTGTTTCTTGCATCTCACAGTAAGCTGATGCTCAGGGGCCGGATTCTCTAATGCACATACGAGATCGTATGAGGTTTGTTTAATTTGCAAATCAAGTTACTCTCTCCTCGTGAAACGAGCGTACACATTTAGGGGCcatattaacagaaaaaaacaacctgGCCAATGTATATGAGAATGGTCTTTGCTGATTCGCGGAAGCCGCGGAAGCACTTGATGCGGGCTCATATAGATCACTCAGCGAGATTAGTTTATCATGAATTAAAGTTCTTACATATCATCAGGacgaaatttattaaaaatgtataacttccgtcagtatatttgtgtgtgtgtgtatgtatatatgtgtgtgtttgtgtgtgtgtgtgtctgtgtatgtgtgtgtgtgtctgtgtttgtgtgtgtgtgtgtgtgtgtgtgtgtgtgtgtgtgtgtgtgtgtgtgtgtgtgtgtgtgtgtgtgtggtgtgtgtgtgtgtgtatgtgagtgcgtgcgtgtgtgtgtgtgtgcgtgtgcatatatatatatatatatattatatatatattaatattatatatatatatatatatatatgtatatatatatgcatatatgtatatatatatatatctatatataatatatatatattatatatgtatatatatatattcatggtagaaaacccacaatgcaaaactagatttatttatatatgtgtgtgtgtgtgtgtgtatgcatgtgtatatatatataatctatatatatattatatatatatatattattatatcatatatttatacacatacatatatatatatatatatatatattatatatatatattatatatatataaatctatatatctacatatatatacatatatatatatattatatatatatactatatattaactgaaagtatatattattattatatatatatttatatatataatgtatatatatagatatagatataaatatcagaATTTATAAGCAggttgataaaagtgatgatattaataaaggtaTTTACTGGTGACCCTTTGCACCTGTctctattagaaaaaaaatatatattctaacattAAAGTGTTATTACTTCCCTTTATTTGGTTTACTGAACGCAGTCACTTAGTCCTTTGTTCCTAGTTACAAATAGTTactaatctctttttcttctcttttctttctcgtgcAACGCACTTCTTTATAAAATCGTCTCTTTCTACAGGTAATAAGcataattcattaatattatcctcgtgcattttaattttttattttggaaatactATTTAATCAAATTTTATGTGATAATTTCATAATGAAATGTTTCGGTAACCTCATTGGCGCTGTCTCAGTTCAGCGGTTAACGCTGACGTGATTGGTCTTTTTTTTCGAGCTTACGCTGATTGGTAGTTCGAGCCGTTCTTTTAGGAAATGAAACCCTACGAAACCTAGCGATAGCAAATACAGTCGCTCTCACTGTTTGGCGTTTGAAAATGGGTCGTTACATCACTAGTTGAGAAATCATTTAATTTCTCGTAACTGTTACGAGAGACAGCGTTTTCAAGAGAGTTTTAGTAAATCCGCCCCCAGGTGTTTTCGTTAagatattccagaaaaaaaatccagaatgaTGGTgtctgaaaaggagaaaggtttCATCGAAGTATAGGCAATAAAGGACGGTTCTAAACTTAGAGGGTATCGTccaagcctttttttttcatgatagcaAAGAATGTATTAGCTTGGCAAGGCCTAACTGGGGATCCCATCGCTACACTGTCTGTTTTGGCTGTACAAGTAATTACTAAATGTGAAACCGAGTAAtgggctgcattttttttttttttttttttttttttttgataggccAGATTCGTCACTATTATACCCGTGGTTTCATGAAGGGAACATTAATGAATAGTGACTCACATAGAATTTTGTCATGGTAATGGACTGTTGAAGCTTAAAGGATGCAATTTCATTTGTAACGGCGATGGACTTTTCGATTGCGTACTGCTTGGTGGTTAGAGGGGATATGATAGGAACCAGATATTTTGCAGTGGGTTAGGATGTTAGGGGAATCCATAGTGTAGACCAGGTCTGGAGTCAGAAGTTcaaaagaaaattatgtttttattgattgatattttttttaacatgttttctaaaattaaatgtggtatatatgtatctatctatttatctatttatctatctatgcacacacacacacacacacacacacacacacacacacacacacacacacacacacacacacacacacacatatatatacagtactcaTTAAGTGGACTATTATTTCGTCGAATTTTGATTCAACAAACTCGCATCGCGCCAGAACTTTAGTCTGCTTCCAAGGAGTCGGAAAGAGGGCGGAGCTTCGAGTTTATCAGAAATAAATCAGTGTCAACTGGCACGTGTCAGAAACATTTTTTGCCAGTTGATGTTCCCCTTCTGACCATTATTCTTTCGCACCGCCTGTTGCTGAAGGACTCCCTGTGATCTAGATATGGGGAAAACCTCGGATTTGATAGCCCAAATATGAGTTCTGAAGAATCTGGTCTGCAAAGGAACATGCAGAATAAATCGGTATTTCCAGCCATTCTTTTCGGCGCTCAGCGGAGCTCAGCGATTCGCAGATTGGCAGTTCGAACAGAAACGTCACCGAAGATGATGGATTTGTTCTTTGATATTTCATGCCGTTAATCGTAGATTAGACTCCAGATGATGTTTCTTTTTGGTCTTAATAGGACGCTTTTTCTGAGTCGGGGTGTCATGGCCGTCTTCCAGAACGGCTGCAAATACCGATTTGATCTGCAGTTTGTTTCCTTGCAGACCAGATTCCTTCAAAGCACATATCTGTGATATTTGTTTACTCAAACCCGAGTAAGAGGCAGTGCCTAGGATCAGAAGGGGAACAACCCAATGCAAAATAATGTTTCTGACGCGTGCCGACCAACGCTGATATATCAATGACGATTGGTTTTAGCGCTGGTCATCCTGGGTCATACCTGTACCGCCTGGGGCTCAAGTCCTAGTCAGAGAgggttattatttattcatatcaataCGGCGctccattattccatctttcatatatatatatatatatatatatatatatatatatatatatatgtatatatatatatatatacttatatgtatgtttatgtatgtttatatatatttatatatgtatatctatctatctatatatatatatatttatatatatatatatatatatatatatatatatatatatttatatgtaattacacacacacacacacacgcacacacacacacacacacacacacacacacacacacatatatatatatatatatatatatatatatatatatatataatatatatatagtgtgtgtgtgtgtgtgtgtgtgtgtgtgtgtgtgtgtgtgtgtgtgtgtgtgtgtttatatatatatactacattatatgtaggtaatatattctatatatattatatatatatatatatatgtttatgtaaatatgtatgtgtatgtatatatttacacacacagattgattgatagatatatatgtgtaatatatttattatatatatatatattttttttttttttttttttttttttttttttttttttggtagttcatgtttgagccgccgtggtcacagcatgatacttaattgtagttttcatgtcgtaatattggagtgagtacgtggtagggtccccagttcctttccacggagagttcggtgttaccttttaggtaatcattctcctctatttatccgggcttgggaccagcactgacttggctggcttggccacccagtggctaggtaggcaatcgaggtgaagttccttgccaagggaacaacgccaagccggtgactcgaacccttgaactcagattgccgtcgtgacagtcttgagtctgatactctaaccactcggctaccgcgcccctatatatatatatatatatatatagatagatagatagatagatagataatatatatatatatatatatatatatatatatatatatatatatatatatatacacgcacacacacacaaacacatatatacatacatacatacatatacatatatatatacatatgtatatatatatatatatatatatattaacacgcactcacacacacatatatatatatatatatatatatctatatatatatatatatatatatatacatatatatatatattatatatatatatatattatatatatgtatatatatatatatatatatatatctatatatatatatgtatatatatgatatgtgtattatatatatatatatatatatcatatatatatatatacatatacatatacattatataattcacAGTCTGGCTATGAGTGCACTGTACATGCTATTCACATTCATTATTCAGTGTGATTCAGAATAATGGACACCCCATTAATCCTTTTTTCGTTTATATCATCCCCACAAGGTGGAGTTTACCTCGGCGTTGCGTCCGTATTGTTTTGCCCAAGAGACATTGCAGCTAGACGGTCGAGTGTGCACTGTGTCAGGCTGGGGCAGGATCCCTGGTGGTAAGAAGTGCATTTGTAGTTGCCAGAAGTGGGAGGACCCCTGGGGTAAGAAATGCATGCAATGTGTCATGTGAGGCAGGACGCCCTGAGGGTAAGAAGTACTTGCATTGCTGCCAGATGAGGGAGCACCTTTGTGGGTAAGAAATGCTTGCATTATTGCCAGATGAGGGATCCCTGGGGGTAAGAAATGCATGTGAAGTGATTCCGacttaattactcttaattacccctgttaattaggtcattagtcgctGCCAACCTGGTTAGTATGTCCAGGAATAATACATGCATCAAAAGGAGGAGACATCTAGAAGAGTGTAACGAGATCAAAGGAAAGTGTGTAGgtatagaaaaggaagaatgaccaAATTCACATGGTTTCCGTCTGGTTTGCGTGGTTAATTCCGAGGGGAGTTTGTGTCAGCCTTAGGGGCTGATAGAAGCTTGTCAGTTgtttgccacaggtagccaatttatggtatcatttgtctcttaaaaaggtttaaataa
This window contains:
- the LOC119571987 gene encoding uncharacterized protein LOC119571987; translation: GLADLRRGAPVVGRVLGSQSHQSHPALYLYQGNNTPPPPVQPIPRPLPIVPTVVILNDTVISNTTTLGSGMPDGAGSEGTAPRLAMVMQDPINPIKALVKMKRRRCYDRVGRK